The stretch of DNA GGCTTGTTTGGGGGGAGGAACATTATTTGTTGTCACTGAATGaattatcattatattattactGGAGACACGGAGTCGCAGACTAGGTGAAAGAGATAAAAGAGTTCGCCATTCTAGTTAAACCGCACCTGGGTCGGCCCGGTGTAACCACCCCATCtccagaggaggtggtggagatcGACAACGACCTCAATCGTAACCTCTCTGGAATCTCACTGATGGAAATTCATCGTAGCGATGGAGatctttaaaggggcagtaagtgattttggagacagcttgtttttctatttgttgtcgttgtgatttTACAGCTCTGGCCCGTCCTCGGCCCGTCCTCTGGTATGTTAGTCTGATGCACTAAGCACTAGGCCAAACCatggagttgcagcgccacccgctagcacgtctcttaaggtgtcgacgggtgatgtttacaaactgttcACACAGTGTTGTGCGGTCCGCACaccattttggggtttttgatTTAGGgggccagggctgagccgacaACTGGAATTTTTTTGGGGCGCTCACAGAACTGACAACTAATTGACTGTGAGAAAATATTCGCtgttttttacaaatgtgtgttgctttagaatcgcttactgcccctttaatcttGAAACTTTAATCCCTACGTtagacatgaaaaaacaaaccgtCTGCAAATCTGCAGATCGCACACATGCGAGTAGTTGTAAAAAGTACTTGCACTGCCTcgcagtctggagccctgtactttgtgagtgtgtttaagATTACAAAACAAGTCAGCACGGCATCGGACAACTTGTGTTGAATCTACAATTACACAGAAACTGCCATGAGCTCATTTTGTGACCGGTGGCGGATGTATGTTTCATGGCCTAAGTCAGGTGCTGCTCCAGTGAGTCATAGACAGTGTGCCAGTCATTTCAAAAGTTCCTAAAAGTTCCCTTCATTTGAGTCAGGGGCGTCAAGCCCAGCATATTCCCGATGGCCACAAAAGGCAGAGCCTGCTGAGTGGTGTTGACCAACGTTCTACGTGCTCTCTCTCAGCTTTTTATGAGCTACCACGGTGCTATCCTGACTAATGTGGAACGTtgtcattaaaaatacattttctgccTCACAGTGAGCACTGGACTTGTCATGCATTTTAATCGGCTCAGTCCCCTTTTCATGAGAAGAGAAGTCCATTCATGGACAAGCCCAGCATTTCTCTGCAGTTCTGTTCTCTTTTCTACCAAACAGCCAACAACAGAAGCAAAAGTGCTGGTTTGCTCCGGTCAATACACCAACCACAGTCTCTCCATGGTGAAGCACGGATAATCTTTGTAGCTTCCAACCAGACCACTGACACGGGTCATGCTCTGGGCCTCCTGAGCTGGGCCCTGGGTAGGCCACACCCTCCGCCCCGCAGTCAGTCTGCTTATGCCTTGCAGTCAACTTTCCACAACTATGCTTCGACACAGCCCTCTGCGAACCTTGATCATCTTCTGGACAACTGTCAAGTCAGTAGTCTTCCCCATGATTATGGTTCCGTGAACTGAACTAGACCGAGAGATACACAGGATTTATACTGCATGAATAATAATTTACTCAacctcaaaatgaaatattataatattttgagATCCTTTATTTTGAGCTGTAGGCCGttattattgaaattaaaatgaatccaGGATATACtctgacctgtccagggtgtaccctacctctcgcccaatgtcaggtGGGACTGTCCGTTCCCTCACACAGTTTACCTGAAGACGTTCTGTTTGAACAGGTATGCACTGATGTGTCCTCCGTTCAGATATCGGACTTCACATCCTGGCCAGATCTCCTGTAGACTCAGGACCCCTGTACGAGGGATGTAGGCATCCTCTTTGGCCTGGATCACGATGATGAGACTGGTGTCCACAGGGactaaaaaaggacaaaacttTAACTTTACCAGCGTAATctcatgtcaaaatgtgtcCCTCAAGACCATGATACCTAGATATGCACATCCTTCAATatgatatatacacacacacacacacacacacacacacacacacacacacacacacacacacacacacacacacacacacacacacacacacacacacacacacacacacacacacacaattaatttTGATTGCATCCTTCATGTCTCCCTCAAAccatcttccctccctccaaccCTTTCACTCTGAGCCATCAGAGTTCATTGTAGACGAAGACAATaatgacactttaaaaaattattttgataataatatattattccATGAGGCCTCCAGAACCCTCAGGTCTTCTGGTTGTGACCTTTTATGGCCCAAGTCAGAACAAAATGCCTCAGTGAGGCGTGTAAGAATAaaaagttattgttgttgttccgGGAGTGAGCGAGGCAACGGAGTAAAGTTGAGGGAACGACAAGTGCTCAAAGCACACGTTGGttgaatggttgtagttttggaATGGACTGCGGCCCACAGCAGCCTGTCCACCCAGCTACCGTCTGGTAGCCTTCGttctgaggaacgctacagtgtgttgcatagcaaccgccgtgcaCTGTACAGGCAGGCAGGAGGAACTACTTTCTTGTattcgttaaaaaaaataacacacacatatatatatatatatatatatatttacctgAGATTTGACATTAGATCAGTCACATTAGATAAAATAGTGCAGGTTGTTAAACTGCCACAACCTAGCACGGCACACACTGATGGTCCCACATTCATTACATCACCATGTTTGATTTAAGGCATTATAGAAATGAGTTATGTGTTTTTAGTTGGACCTCGGAGAAGAAGCTGCACTAGTGCTGATATTGAACCATAAGAAGCGTTTTTCTAGGAATGAAATCTCAAGTCTGGAGCTGTAactcaaatcaaaatattacagtaaaaaGTGATTTgtgacacaaataaatgaacgaTGGAGAATAATATGAAATGATAGACGTCATAGTGTACAGCCCGAATTCAGAATGGTTCAATGGGAAGCTTGTTGTAGTAGTTCACCTCAGGCCTGTTGTGGCCTGAGTGGTAGGGGCTCCACGGTCATGTGGGAGTTAGCCCTGTCGCCTAACAGCAAAAAGTTCCTGGTCCGAGTCCAGGTTCtcaggcttcctcccacagtccaaacacatgcacttTGGGATTAGGTTTGTTTCTTTGGAGACTCTATCACCCAATGTCACCCCAACCACCCTTAAAGGGTACAGCAGTATGATGTGGATTAGAACTGGACCTGTAGATACATAACCTGACACTTGTGATGTTCCTCTTGTCTGCCTGATAAAGCTCTGTGTGATGGAAACATTGCTTCAGTACATTGAAAATCTGTCTGCTCTATGAAACTTACCAGAGAAGTTGGCCATGTGTGTACATTCATCCATTACTCCCTTCATGAAGCTTATCGACTCTCGATGCAAAGATGGCCGGATGCATTTGGTCGAATCCGTCTTCTCCCGGTGTACTGCGCCTTTTGCATGAACACTTGcaggaaatacaaaagaaaacaacatgataaaACTGTCACTGCAGCATCGTAAATGAAACCAAGCAAGTTAACAAGCACACAATACAACTAAACGATACCATAACgtatcatacatttttttgtaatatcaATTTGAGTAAGATATAATTCCTGCCACAcattattctgtgaaataagtGAAAATGAAGACTGCAAAGTTTAAATGTGCTGTATCAACCTGCCAAGTAGGTGTTTTTAATCTACATCAATTATCCTGACAATGACAACTATCAGACAATATGTACAGTGTAAACATATGACCTGTTGTTTACCTTGGTCCAGAGTCCAAGtttgtcctgctgctgtttaatgacgatgaggatgatAAATGGTCGACTCTGTCtctagccccgcccccttcagAGAGTCCACCAATCAACAGGCCCTGTCCAAgcccagcttctcctccagcgtTGGCGTACTTGCCCACTCCAGACAGAACCAGCAGTTGCTCTAAAGAGTCCAGATTCTTCCCATGTTCCGGGCCCATCTTGAAGGAATCAGCCTGACAGGTgtggacacagagagacatctagctcatttcattcaatttgagTGAAATGACGACTGATGACTATCACATGATCCAAGAGAGATTTACAATGTGGTCTGATTGTGTGACGAAACTAAAGAAGAATTTCACTATGTCATCTCATATTGGCatacaacatgtttttaaagcTAAAACAAGCAAATCAACTATTAACTATCATTGTCATCAACTGATTTATAGTTACAGTTTCCACATGTAATATTGTTCTCAAATTAAATATGTACCCTGATAGTCAGAGGTATCACCATGGTAACATACCCCACAATACTCCAACAGGTGAATGATCTCCTCTTCATACACAGAGTTAATGGCATACTGCTTCTCCAGCTCAGACCAGTTCACCGCTTTACTCAGCAcgccctacacacacacacacacacacacacacacacacacacacacacacacacacacacacacacacacacacacacacacacacacacacacacacacacacacacacacacacacacacacacacacacacacacacacacacaattaatttTGATTGCATCCTTCATGTCTCCCTCAAAccatcttccctccctccaaccCTTTCACTCTGAGCCATCAGAGTTCATTGTAGACGAAGACAATaatgacactttaaaaaattattttgataataatatattattccATGAGGCCTCCAGAACCCTCAGGTCTTCTGGTTGTGACCTTTTATGGCCCAAGTCAGAACAAAATGCCTCAGTGAGGCGTGTAAGAATAaaaagttattgttgttgttccgGGAGTGAGCGAGGCAACGGAGTAAAGTTGAGGGAACGACAAGTGCTCAAAGCACACGTTGGttgaatggttgtagttttggaATGGACTGCGGCCCACAGCAGCCTGTCCACCCAGCTACCGTCTGGTAGCCTTCGttctgaggaacgctacagtgtgttgcatagcaaccgccgtgcaCTGTACAGGCAGGCAGGAGGAACTACTTTCTTGTattcgttaaaaaaaataaataataattcttaATGTAGTatgtctattactttcatttggACACAATTGTAACCATTTTATAAAAGCAACAGCTCACTTCAGGCCACGATATACGCTTATTATATCACATGGGGCCGAACAGCGCCACTTTACTGTGATGTCGTGAGCTGATCGGTCAGGTACAAAGAGTGTTACCGTGGTGAAGACACTGGAGGCAGTGGACCAGGACAGACAGGGAATCAGAGGGATGGGCTTCGGCCAGTTGGTCACTGCCAGGGACGCCATctagacacaaagacaaaattatTACGTTTGGGCAGTTTTAGGTTTTATATTGGGTCGACATTACTTGTGCTGTTCCGGTGACTCACATATCCTCCCATAGAGATGCCAGTCATCCCCAGTGGCCAATATCCTCCTCTATCCAGCCAATG from Scophthalmus maximus strain ysfricsl-2021 chromosome 9, ASM2237912v1, whole genome shotgun sequence encodes:
- the abhd18 gene encoding protein ABHD18; protein product: MGVSRLDVFYRRLLLTKLFIGGWGKPEDLKRIFEFRKLIGDREKCKSLVPKDYPVYLNKTEDHSDCLIYDGFFISPLEHWVPGILPPEAVKARFQFIVPKRWQKNRPVCIHLAGTGDHYFWRRRTLMARPMIKEAGMASLLLENPYYGHRKPKDQLRSSLKNVSDLFVMGGALILESTVLLHWLDRGGYWPLGMTGISMGGYMASLAVTNWPKPIPLIPCLSWSTASSVFTTGVLSKAVNWSELEKQYAINSVYEEEIIHLLEYCGADSFKMGPEHGKNLDSLEQLLVLSGVGKYANAGGEAGLGQGLLIGGLSEGGGARDRVDHLSSSSSLNSSRTNLDSGPSVHAKGAVHREKTDSTKCIRPSLHRESISFMKGVMDECTHMANFSVPVDTSLIIVIQAKEDAYIPRTGVLSLQEIWPGCEVRYLNGGHISAYLFKQNVFRQAIYDAFNRFCLKYPKLH